In Hippoglossus stenolepis isolate QCI-W04-F060 chromosome 5, HSTE1.2, whole genome shotgun sequence, one genomic interval encodes:
- the skor1b gene encoding SKI family transcriptional corepressor 1 homolog-B, which translates to MDSIPAGRDSSSPPSSKQELSYPSTNMKPNQVGQTVLYGIPIVSLVIDGQERLCLAQISNTLLKNYSYNEIHNRRVALGITCVQCTPVQLEILRRAGAMPISSRRCGMITKREAERLCKSFLGAHAPPKLPENFAFDVSHECAWGSRGSFIPARYNSSRAKCIKCTYCNMYFSPNKFIFHSHRTPESKYTQPDAANFNSWRRHLKLTDKSSQTDVLHAWEDVKAMFNGGSRKRTLPGSGSDSRSHMKSQGPNRPRESPEIPAKIISCEDNRGGMPSARSYPVIPVPNKGFGMLQKIPPPLFPHPYGFPAFGLCQKKDDSIMGEQSKPGLPGVLWPAKDSAYHPFPMFWPAAGALPLPPYHQTQHKPVPELLCPPRQTDMDISEHSDRSTNTSKDSVVENDRCSSTQSARNDDDKSGDEARPLEGMALVPRKISYVSAFRPVIKDADCIAKLYGNRALYNNCRTGYLSPDFLSESSSYRSASPCVDSEGEPDVDVETNKTPDEEEEDEGDSRPPSSVCARTPPGLARSVSPKESECKGLQESRVFDSQKMSVHVAQSSDRDVHSKQLSESHITASFTEVFTPERAELQQRSSPYQFRAASYQSGVLPTNDDGASKEEPSSTVEEIETKSFHEQSGEENQREPEDGEDAPVRAVATQRDLESLAKDELQKQLLEQVELRKRLEREFQNLKDNFQDQMKRELSYREEMVQQLHIVREAHDALHHFSCKMLTPRHCSGSCSFKSPLLPP; encoded by the exons ATGGACTCCATACCTGCGGGGCGAGACTCCAGCTCCCCGCCCAGCTCCAAACAAGAACTGTCCTACCCGAGCACCAACATGAAGCCCAACCAGGTCGGGCAGACGGTGCTGTACGGAATACCCATCGTGTCTTTGGTGATAGACGGCCAGGAGAGACTTTGCCTCGCCCAGATATCCAACACCCTCCTGAAGAACTACAGCTACAACGAGATCCACAACCGGCGTGTGGCGCTGGGCATCACCTGCGTCCAGTGCACCCCTGTCCAGCTGGAGATCCTCCGCAGAGCCGGGGCCATGCCTATCTCCTCCAGGCGCTGCGGGATGATCACGAAACGCGAGGCGGAGAGACTTTGTAAGTCGTTTCTCGGGGCTCACGCGCCTCCTAAACTTCCAGAGAATTTTGCTTTCGACGTGTCCCACGAGTGCGCCTGGGGGAGCCGAGGCAGCTTCATCCCGGCAAGATACAACAGCTCCAGAGCCAAGTGCATCAAGTGCACATATTGCAACATGTATTTCTCCCCAAACAAATTCATATTTCACTCGCACCGCACGCCGGAATCCAAGTACACGCAGCCAGATGCAGCAAATTTTAACTCGTGGAGGCGACATCTGAAATTGACAGATAAAAGCAGCCAGACAGATGTACTCCACGCATGGGAAGATGTGAAGGCCATGTTCAACGGGGGCAGTCGGAAGAGGACGCTGCCGGGCAGTGGGTCCGATTCCAGATCCCATATGAAATCACAAGGACCCAACCGTCCCCGAGAGTCACCCGAGATCCCTGCGAAGATCATCAGCTGCGAGGACAACCGCGGCGGCATGCCGAGCGCACGCAGCTACCCGGTCATCCCGGTGCCCAATAAAGGGTTTGGGATGCTGCAAAAAATCCCACCACCCCTCTTCCCTCATCCATACGGGTTCCCGGCCTTCGGCCTGTGTCAGAAGAAAGACGACAGCATCATGGGAGAGCAGAGCAAGCCGGGCCTGCCGGGTGTCCTGTGGCCTGCTAAGGACAGCGCGTATCACCCCTTCCCCATGTTCTGGCCCGCGGCGGGCGCGCTGCCGCTGCCCCCGTACCACCAGACCCAGCACAAGCCCGTGCCAGAGCTGCTGTGCCCGCCCAGACAGACTGACATGGACATATCCGAGCACAGTGACCGGAGCACCAACACGTCCAAAGACAGCGTGGTGGAGAACGACCGGTGCTCCAGCACGCAGTCCGCGCGTAACGACGACGACAAGTCCGGGGACGAGGCGAGGCCGCTGGAGGGGATGGCGCTTGTGCCCCGGAAAATCAGCTACGTGTCCGCGTTCAGGCCCGTCATTAAAGACGCTGACTGCATCGCTAAGCTCTACGGCAACAGGGCCCTTTACAACAACTGTCGCACCGGCTATCTGTCGCCCGATTTTTTAAGCGAGAGCTCCAGCTACCGCTCCGCGTCCCCCTGCGTGGACAGCGAGGGCGAGCCGGACGTGGACGTGGAGACGAACAAAACAcctgacgaggaggaggaggacgagggcgACTCCCGGCCTCCGTCCTCGGTGTGCGCTCGGACTCCCCCCGGCTTGGCACGCAGTGTCTCGCCTAAGGAGTCGGAGTGTAAGGGCCTGCAGGAGAGCAGGGTGTTTGACTCCCAGAAAATGAGCGTCCACGTGGCCCAGTCCTCTGACAGAGACGTGCACAGCAAGCAGCTATCAGAGAGCCACATAACTGCGTCTTTCACTGAA GTTTTCACACCGGAGAGAGCTGAGCTGCAACAAAGGAGCAGTCCGTATCAGTTCAGAGCTGCCAGTTACCAGAGTGGAGTACTTCCAACTAATG ATGATGGTGCGAGTAAAGAGGAGCCGTCTTCCACAGTGGAGGAGATCGAAACGAAATCTTTTCATGAACAAAGCGGCGAGGAGAACCAGCGGGAGCCCGAAGACG GCGAGGACGCGCCAGTCCGAGCTGTGGCGACACAAAGAGATCTAGAAAGTCTGGCTAAAG ATGAACTCCAGAAGCAGCTGTTAGAGCAGGTTGAGCTGAGGAAAAGACTGGAACGAGAATTTCAGAACTTGAAAG ATAATTTCCAGGATCAGATGAAGAGGGAGCTCTCCTACAGGGAGGAGATGgttcagcagcttcacatcGTCAGAG AAGCTCACGACGCTTTGCACCATTTCTCGTGTAAGATGTTGACTCCTCGCCACTGCAGCGGCTCCTGCTCCTTCAAGTCTCCTCTGCTGCCGCCCTGA